One part of the Pseudemcibacter aquimaris genome encodes these proteins:
- a CDS encoding sodium-dependent transporter: protein MSEATTEKVTWTTRSAFLMASVGCAVGLGNLWRFPYIAGENGGGAFVLIYIAFVFLLGVPLIMSELALGRAGKMNALGTMKKLVSMGHHPIWKSIGYISILVPVLGLTYYSVIAGLSLEYIFKAGSGQFDGVDAAGSGAIFQEAQDNWQVLTVWFSIFLFSTVAIISLGVKAGLEKAVKFMLPSLFLILVILAVYAMSTGDARGAIDFLINADFSKLTPRAILEALGQALFSLAIGVGGLITYGAYLDDEASLPRSAGIIALADTAVALLAGFAIFPVVFAYGLEPGEGPGLIFATLPIAFGQMPGGIFFGTLFFVLLSFAALTSTIGMLEPIVAWFVDKGMSRAKMAWATGVVAWSIGMFMLFSFNILADFQPLNFIPFYEGKNLFGIMDYTVANVLLPVNALLIAVFAGWAMTNEMATEQLGFKYGTSQFTMWRISTKYVATAAITLVVYMMMFGNPF, encoded by the coding sequence GTGAGCGAAGCAACAACAGAAAAAGTCACCTGGACGACAAGATCGGCCTTTCTTATGGCATCAGTCGGGTGCGCCGTTGGGTTAGGAAACCTATGGCGTTTCCCCTATATCGCCGGGGAAAATGGTGGTGGTGCTTTTGTACTTATTTACATTGCTTTTGTGTTTTTGCTTGGTGTTCCATTGATTATGTCGGAACTCGCCCTTGGTCGTGCTGGTAAAATGAATGCCCTTGGCACGATGAAGAAACTAGTTTCCATGGGACATCACCCAATATGGAAAAGCATCGGTTATATCAGTATTCTGGTGCCCGTACTCGGACTTACTTATTACAGTGTGATTGCCGGACTTTCCCTTGAATATATATTTAAAGCAGGGTCAGGACAGTTTGACGGTGTTGATGCCGCCGGGTCAGGTGCCATTTTCCAGGAAGCACAGGATAACTGGCAAGTTTTAACCGTGTGGTTCAGCATTTTTCTATTTTCCACTGTGGCCATTATTTCACTTGGTGTTAAAGCTGGCCTTGAAAAGGCAGTGAAATTTATGTTGCCGTCATTATTCCTGATCCTTGTGATCTTGGCCGTATATGCCATGAGCACGGGTGACGCGCGCGGCGCAATTGATTTTCTTATCAATGCCGATTTTTCCAAATTAACCCCACGCGCCATTCTTGAAGCACTTGGTCAGGCGCTCTTTTCACTGGCGATTGGTGTTGGTGGTCTGATTACGTATGGTGCTTATCTTGATGACGAAGCATCACTGCCACGTTCAGCAGGTATTATTGCCTTAGCCGATACGGCAGTAGCCTTACTTGCGGGCTTTGCCATTTTCCCAGTTGTGTTTGCATACGGGCTTGAGCCAGGCGAAGGACCGGGATTGATTTTCGCGACACTTCCGATTGCCTTTGGTCAAATGCCGGGTGGTATTTTCTTTGGTACTTTATTCTTTGTGCTGCTTTCTTTTGCGGCACTTACATCAACGATTGGCATGCTGGAACCAATTGTTGCTTGGTTCGTTGATAAAGGCATGTCGCGTGCTAAAATGGCATGGGCAACAGGCGTTGTCGCATGGTCAATTGGTATGTTCATGTTATTTTCATTTAACATCCTGGCTGATTTCCAACCGCTTAACTTTATTCCGTTTTATGAAGGCAAAAACCTGTTCGGCATAATGGATTATACGGTTGCGAATGTATTGCTGCCGGTTAATGCGCTTCTGATTGCTGTATTCGCCGGATGGGCAATGACAAATGAAATGGCTACAGAACAGCTTGGGTTTAAATACGGCACAAGCCAGTTCACCATGTGGCGCATCAGCACAAAATATGTTGCTACAGCAGCCATTACACTGGTCGTTTATATGATGATGTTTGGCAACCCGTTTTAG
- a CDS encoding glycosyltransferase family 2 protein: MTIINEKPELSVVIPLYNEQDNVAAMSGRLIENLEALQIKYEVIFIDDGSRDATWDHVCKESSKNSHIKAIRFSRNFGHQRAIYAGLKHAEGEAVISMDGDLQHPPELIHALYKKWKDGYNIVNTVRRDKAVSGSLKRVSSKLYYKIFSLLSSVEIEEGSSDFRLIDRQVLKELLSFGESDIFLRGAIQWVGFNVATIEYDLAERHSGKTKFTFSKMMQLASSGIVSYSTLPLKIGVWIGMITGIIAFFELGYIFFVYLKGETVPGWASTLGVMSLLFGILFFVIGLMGIYIGRIHNSLQQKPTYIIKDKIN, from the coding sequence ATGACAATTATTAATGAAAAACCTGAATTGTCTGTCGTTATTCCTCTATATAACGAGCAAGATAATGTTGCGGCTATGTCTGGCCGTCTGATTGAAAATCTTGAAGCACTTCAAATCAAGTATGAAGTTATTTTTATTGATGACGGTAGCCGCGATGCAACATGGGATCATGTTTGTAAAGAAAGCAGCAAGAATAGTCATATCAAAGCTATAAGGTTTTCCAGAAATTTTGGTCATCAACGTGCTATTTACGCTGGACTAAAACATGCTGAAGGTGAAGCTGTAATAAGTATGGATGGTGATTTACAGCATCCTCCCGAATTAATTCATGCTCTATATAAAAAATGGAAAGATGGTTACAATATTGTCAATACAGTGCGTCGTGACAAGGCTGTATCAGGTTCATTAAAAAGAGTTTCTTCGAAACTCTATTATAAAATTTTCTCATTATTATCCAGCGTTGAAATAGAAGAGGGAAGTTCCGATTTTCGGTTAATTGATAGGCAAGTATTAAAGGAATTATTATCATTTGGTGAAAGCGATATTTTTCTTAGGGGGGCAATTCAATGGGTCGGTTTTAATGTGGCAACGATTGAATATGATTTAGCAGAAAGACACAGCGGCAAAACCAAATTTACATTTTCCAAGATGATGCAATTAGCATCAAGTGGCATTGTCTCTTATTCCACACTGCCCTTAAAAATTGGGGTATGGATAGGGATGATCACAGGCATTATTGCCTTTTTTGAATTAGGGTACATCTTTTTTGTTTATTTAAAGGGGGAAACAGTTCCAGGTTGGGCTTCCACATTAGGGGTGATGTCTCTTTTGTTTGGAATATTGTTTTTCGTTATAGGGTTGATGGGAATTTATATCGGAAGAATTCATAATTCACTGCAACAAAAGCCAACTTATATCATTAAAGATAAAATTAACTGA
- a CDS encoding class I SAM-dependent methyltransferase produces MNRPDQKQELLDRQKEHFNSIAHEYHQARLHKNHQLLKKLIWKHCLKEISLLPKRKYNLLEAMCGFAEGNEIIPKHLGVQIVYCGFDYSDQVVSLLKEQNTDLNIWQADATSWKPEPETYDIILLIGGLHHVPDHAGQVVKSLSKGLRKGGLFINFEPTYGNPVTKKIREIIYNKNKLFDEQTERDFSVKELENLFQSADMECERIRYPGLLAYILYYNPDAFPLLNKGGEWLVRSVFWIDRLFYKNLIGRFFSFATLSIWKK; encoded by the coding sequence ATGAATAGGCCAGATCAAAAACAAGAATTATTAGACCGACAAAAAGAACATTTTAATTCAATTGCTCATGAATATCATCAGGCAAGGCTTCATAAAAATCATCAACTTTTAAAAAAACTGATTTGGAAGCATTGTTTAAAAGAGATCAGTTTACTTCCAAAAAGAAAATATAATTTACTTGAAGCAATGTGCGGTTTTGCTGAAGGAAATGAAATCATCCCAAAACATTTGGGGGTTCAGATTGTTTATTGTGGCTTTGATTACAGCGATCAGGTGGTTTCTTTATTAAAGGAACAAAATACTGACCTAAACATTTGGCAAGCAGATGCTACGAGCTGGAAACCAGAACCTGAAACATATGATATAATTTTATTGATTGGTGGATTACATCATGTTCCGGATCATGCCGGGCAGGTGGTAAAAAGTTTATCAAAAGGCTTAAGAAAAGGTGGGTTGTTTATTAATTTTGAGCCCACATATGGCAATCCGGTCACGAAAAAAATCAGAGAAATAATTTATAATAAGAATAAATTATTTGATGAACAAACTGAACGTGATTTCTCGGTAAAAGAACTGGAAAATTTATTTCAGTCGGCAGATATGGAATGCGAACGCATTAGGTACCCGGGGCTGTTGGCATATATCTTATATTATAACCCAGATGCATTCCCGTTATTAAATAAAGGGGGCGAGTGGTTGGTCAGGTCTGTTTTCTGGATTGATAGGCTCTTTTACAAAAATCTTATCGGCCGCTTTTTTTCATTTGCAACATTATCGATATGGAAGAAATAA
- a CDS encoding D-amino acid dehydrogenase: MKIIIVGAGVVGTTSAYFLAKEGHDVTVIERQDGPALETSFANAGMLTPSMADPWNSPGILKTLITSLGDNKSAFKLRPKALPSLLTWGVSFLNNSREQKYIKNLHRSAELAWYSLKLLDDIRENMNLNYDQITTGSIKVFRDKESLDELAELSEHLRDHGMTFDVLYGEDLLKVEPSLEPVIDKLAGGVYFPDDQAGNAYKFSCEIEKEAVKLGAKFRYGVSVEKLMKKYGNISSLRTSDGDISADKYVISAGSFSAPLAKTVGLNIPVRPAKGYSISVPLKGWNGGPRMPIIDDGFHAAISPLGNVLRIAGTAEFAGLDSSLTQSRLDNMYNLLEELYPDFAPYFDKDQVTEWAGLRPLSVDGSPYIGKTKIDNLYVNTGHGPLGWTMAAGSAKLLTDIISGNEPDFNPATFNLDRS; encoded by the coding sequence ATGAAAATTATAATTGTTGGCGCAGGCGTCGTCGGTACCACGAGCGCCTATTTCCTTGCGAAAGAAGGACACGATGTCACTGTTATTGAAAGACAAGACGGGCCAGCGTTAGAGACCAGTTTTGCCAACGCAGGAATGTTAACGCCATCAATGGCTGATCCGTGGAATTCACCGGGAATATTAAAAACGCTGATCACATCACTTGGTGATAATAAAAGCGCGTTTAAGCTGCGCCCTAAAGCTTTGCCGTCACTTTTGACCTGGGGGGTGTCGTTTTTAAATAATTCTAGGGAACAGAAATATATCAAAAACCTGCACCGCAGTGCGGAACTTGCTTGGTATTCCCTGAAATTATTGGATGATATCAGGGAAAATATGAACCTGAATTATGACCAGATCACAACCGGGTCTATAAAGGTATTCCGCGATAAAGAAAGCCTTGATGAGCTTGCAGAATTATCCGAACATTTACGTGATCATGGAATGACGTTTGATGTTTTATATGGTGAAGACTTGTTAAAGGTTGAACCGTCACTGGAACCCGTTATTGATAAGCTTGCGGGTGGTGTTTATTTTCCAGATGATCAGGCGGGAAATGCTTATAAGTTTAGTTGTGAAATTGAAAAAGAAGCCGTGAAGTTGGGTGCGAAGTTTCGTTACGGGGTATCGGTTGAAAAGCTGATGAAGAAATACGGAAACATATCATCCTTAAGAACCAGTGATGGCGATATATCGGCGGATAAATATGTCATCAGCGCCGGAAGTTTTTCCGCACCACTTGCGAAAACGGTTGGTCTTAATATCCCAGTACGCCCCGCAAAAGGATATTCAATTTCCGTGCCGCTTAAGGGATGGAACGGTGGGCCGCGCATGCCAATTATTGATGATGGTTTCCATGCGGCGATTTCCCCACTTGGTAACGTTCTTAGGATTGCGGGAACAGCGGAATTTGCCGGACTTGATAGCAGCCTTACCCAAAGTCGTCTTGATAATATGTATAATCTGCTTGAGGAACTTTATCCGGATTTTGCCCCTTATTTTGATAAAGATCAGGTGACTGAATGGGCGGGATTAAGACCATTAAGTGTTGATGGATCGCCGTATATCGGCAAAACGAAAATTGATAACCTTTATGTTAATACGGGACATGGACCGCTTGGATGGACCATGGCAGCAGGATCAGCGAAATTGTTAACTGACATCATTAGCGGTAACGAGCCGGACTTTAATCCGGCTACGTTCAATCTTGATAGATCCTAA